From Demequina capsici:
CACCGTACCGAAGATGATGTTCGCCTCCGCGTGAGCGGCCTCGCGCACCAGACGCGCCGCCGACTCGACCTCCTTGATGCCCAGGTTCGAGCCGCCGGAGATCGACAGGAGCACGCCGTGCGCGCCCTCGATGGACGCCTCGAGGAGCGGCGAGGAGATCGCGCCCTCGGCGGCCTCGAGCGCACGGCCCTCGCCGCGCGCGGACGCGACTCCCATGAGCGCGGTGCCCGCGCCCTGCATCACGGACTTGACGTCGTTGAAGTCGACGTTGATGAGACCGGGCGTGGTGATCAGATCCGTGATGCCCTGGACTCCGCCCTGCAGCACCTGGTCTGCGGCGGCGAAGGCGCCCAGCACGCTCAGCTGCGCGTCGGAGATGTCGAGCAGACGGTCGTTCGGGATGACGATGAGCGTGTCGACCTCCTGGCGGAGAGTCATGATGCCGTTGTCGGCCTGGTCCGCGCGGCGGCGGCCCTCGAAGCCGAACGGCCGCGTGACGACCCCGACGGTGAGGGCGCCGAGCGTCCGCGCGATCCTCGCCACGACGGGGGCGCCGCCGGTGCCGGTGCCGCCGCCCTCGCCTGCCGTGACGAACACCATGTCGGCGCCCTTGAGCGCCTCGGTGATCTCATCCTCGTGGTCCTCGGCTGCCTGACGTCCCACCTCGGGGTCGGCTCCGGCGCCGAGGCCGCGGGTGAGCTCGCGCCCGATGTCGAGCTTCACGTCGGCATCGGACATGAGGAGCGCCTGCGCGTCGGTGTTGATCGCGATGAACTCTGCGCCCTTGAGGCCGACGTCGATCATGCGGTTCACAGCGTTGACGCCGCCGCCGCCGACGCCGACGACCTTGATGTTGGTGATGTAGTTCTGCGGTGCGGCCATGGGTGCCTCCCCTTTTAACATTAACCTTCAACTTGAGGGTTATAGTTATGTCAAGTTGATCCACGACGAAGGTACGTCGCCAGGCTCCCGCTGACCCGCAGGCGCGGCGCGTGTCGCACGTATCCGTGCCGCGCGGAGCCCTGTCCTACTGCGCCCGCGTGATGGGCAAGGTCGGCGCTGAGACGTCGATCACCGCGGCGGACGACGCCTCAGGCGAGCCCAACAGCACGACGAGCACCTGCGCCTTCGTCGCCGAGTCCTCCACCCCGCCCCATTCGACCTGCGGGCCGTCACGCAGCGTGAAACTCACCGAGTCCTCAGAATCGGCGTTGATGTCCTGGACCCGCGCCCGCAGGTCCACCGGCAGCTCGTCGATGACACCGAGAACCGCGTCGAGGACGCGATCGCTGCCGTCGCCGAGCGGCACGTTCACCACGGGCAGGTCCGTCGGCGCGTCGGTCACCGTCGTGACGGTCGTCGCAGAATCGTCCACGATCGCGTACCCGCCGTCGGCGACCGGCACGGCCGCCACCGGGACCCTGGCGTCGATGTCGATCCGCAACGTGGACGGCCAGAGGCGCTCCACCGTCGCGTCCGCGATCCCCGGGATCGCCTGCAGGCTCGCCACCAGCGCCGCGGTGTCCACGAGGGCGAGCGAGTCACCGTCGTACTGCGCGACGGCGGCATCGACGGCAGCGGTGTCCACGTACGGGCCAGACCCCGAGATCTCGGCAGCCGATGCGTCGAAGCGCAGGAACGGCGACATCACCACAGCCCAGACCAGCAGCAGCAGCGCCGCGACGACTGCTCCGCGCCGACCCCACCTGCGCAGCACGAGGCGGCGCTCCGCGGACCTCTTCTCCGCGAGACGCTCACGCATGCGCAGCGTGACGCCGTCCGTCTCACGCCCGCCGACCCTGGTGAAGACCTCGGGATCGACGGCGGTGGTGGTCCTCGGGTTCTCCGCCGCCGGCCCCGCGGCGTTCTCCTGCACACGGACCGCGGTGCGTGTCTCGGCCATCTCGGACACCGGCCGTCGGCGCTCGCTCGTCGGCACGACGCGCGCGGGCGCGTCCCGCGCGCCCGGCTTCGGCACCACGGGTCGGCCCTTCACACCGGGCGGTCGCGCAGGCGTCGTGGGCCTGTCAGGCATGCTCCGCTCCCCCGGCGCCGTCCCGCAACGCCTCGAGGACCCACCCCGCCGCCTGCGTCACCGGCCCGGAGCCGACCGTCAGCACCAGGTCGCCCGGGCGGGCGATCCGCGCGACCTCGGCGGCCGCGTCTGCGAGATCGGGGACGAGCCGCAACGACGAACCCTCGGGCGGGGTCGCCGCGTCAGCTATCAGCCGCGACGTGACACCAGGGATCGGGTCCTCCCGATCGCCATGGACCTCTGCCAGGATTACGTCAGCGTCCGGCACGGACAAGGCACGCCCGAATGCGGCTGCGTGAAGCTGGGTGCGTGTGAACAGCGCCGGCTGGAACAGCACGATCAGGTGGCCTGCACCGGATGCGCGCGCGCCCGCGAGCATCGCCGCGACCTCCGTGGGGTGATGCGCGTAGTCGTCGATCACACGGATGCCGCCCACCTCGCCGCGCAGCTCGAAGCGGCGCCCTGTGCCCCCGAAGGTCGCCACGGCGCGCGCGGCACGCACGGGGTCCGCCCCCATGTGAACCGCGGCCGCCCACGCCGCCGCGGCATTGAGGCGCTGATGCGCACCAGGAAGCGACGGGGTGATCTCGAACACCTCCCCGTCCCGCACGAGGCCCTCGGGCGTGACACGCACGTCGGCGTCGGCCGCGACGCCATAGCCGACCACCCTGCGGCCCTCAGCTCGCAGCCGGGTGGCGATCCGGCGCACCACCGGGTCGTCGACGCACGCGACCAGCAGCTCGGCTCCTCGCGCGAACGCCTCGAACGCGGCGTGGAGCGCCTCGACCGTGCCGTGGAAGTCCAGATGATCGGGTTCGATGTTGAGGATGATCGCGACCTCGGTGTCGTACCGCAGGAACGACCCGTCCGACTCATCGGCCTCCACCACCGCGACGCCGCTCGTCCCGGCGTACCCGCCCGCGACCGCACCCTCGATGCCGAGCACGCGAGCGCCGACGGCGTAGCTCGCGTCGACGCCGCAGGCATGCAGCAGGTGCGCCGTCAGCGCCGAGGTGGTCGTCTTGCCATGGGACCCCGCCACGCTGACGAGGCGCTGCCCCTCGAGCGCCCGCGCGAGCGCCTCGGAGCGATGCAGCACAGGGATGTGGAGCTCGCGCGCATGCGCCAGCTCCACATTGGACTCGCGCACCGCGGTAGAGATCACCACGGCGGCAGCGCCCTCGACGAGCGAGGCGTCATGCCCGATGCGCACATCCATGCCCGCCGCCTTCAGCGCCAGGAAGTACGCGCTCTCCTTCGCGTCCGTGCCGGACACGTCCACGCCGGTCGCCGCCGTCAGGCGTGCCACCGCGGACATGCCGGAGCCGCCCACGCCGATGAAGTGGAGACGATCGGTCACAGCTGCTCCTCCACGAGGTCCGCAAGCCGAGCGGAACCGTCTGCGATGCCGACGCGCTGTGCCGCCGCGCGCATCCGGGCAGGCGCCTCGCGGTCGAGCAGCATCCGCTCGGCCGCCATCTCGATCGACGCGGGGTTCAGATCCGCGTCGCGGATCATCGTGGCGGCGCCGGCGCTCACGGCGGGTCCAGCGTTCAGCCCCTGCTCGCCGTTCCCATGCGGCAGCGGCACGTACAGCGCGGGGATGCCGAGCGCCGTCAGCTCGCACACCATGCCGGCCCCGGATCGAGCCACCACCGCGCCGGCCGCGCCGAGCATCGCCGCCATGTCGTGCGCGTACTCCTGCACCAGGTACATCTGCCGGTGCACCGCCGGGAGATCTCCTTGCGCCCGCAGCGCCTCGTCGGCCTTGCCCTTGCCGGTGAGGTGGATCACGTGCACACCGTGAGACGTGAGCCGCGCGGCCGCACCGGCGGTGGCGGCGTTGAGGCTCGCCGCGCCCGACGAGCCGCCCGTCACGAGCAGCACGGGCGCATCGGCAGGCCAGCCCAGGTTCATGCGTGCGAGCGACTGCAGCTCGTCGCGTGCCCCGTCGTCGTTCAACGACGTCGCGAGGTCGGCGATCTGCGCCCGCAGCGGCAGGCCGGTCACCACAGCGCCCTTGAGGGGCGTTCCGGAGAACGTCGCGGCGACCGCGACGGCCCACCTGGCTCCGAGGCGGTTGGCAAGGCCCGGACGCATGTTCCCCTCATGGACGATCACCGGCACCTTGCGGCGACGCGCGGCGAGATACGCGGGCGTCGACGCGTAGCCCCCGAATCCGACGACGGCCTTCGCTCCGATGGCGTCGATCGCGTCGCCTGCGGCATCCACGGCGCGCTTCAGGTTCACGGGCAGGCGCAGCAGATCCATCGACGGACGGCGCGGCATCGGCACCTTCGGCACCGTGAAGAGCTCCAGCCCTGCGCGGGGCACCAGATCCACCTCGAGACCCTGCGCCGTGCCGAGCGCGGCGGGCGCGTGGCCGCGCGCCTGGAGCTCGGCCGCGGTGGCGAGCAGCGGGTTCACGTGACCTGCGGTGCCTCCACCCGCGAGCAGGATGGGCTCACCCACGACGCCCCCTGGACACGACGGCGATGGACCGCTTGATCATGGAAGGTCGTGCGGCGAAGGCCTCGGGCGCTCCTGGCTCGCGTCTGGCGAACGCCAGGAGCACGCCGAGAGCAGCGAGCGAGGCGATCAACGAGGAGCCTCCGGACGAGACGAGCGGGAGCGGCACGCCGGTCACGGGGAGCAGCTCCAGCACCACGGCGATGTTGATGAACGCCTGGCCGACGATCCAGGCGCCGAGCGCCGCGGACGTGATCTGGACGAACGGGTCGCGGTGCCTGTGCACGAGCCGCGTGACCGCGACCAGGATCATGGCGAAAGCGATGAGGACTGCCACGGTGCCGATGAGCCCCCACTCCTCTCCGATGATGGCGTAGATGAAGTCGTTGTCCGACGCGGGGAGGTAACCCCACTTCTCCCGGCTCATGCCTGGGCCCAGACCCCAGATGCCGCCCGAGGCGAGAGCCCACGTGCCACGCGTCTGCTGGAGGCACGCGCCCTGGGTGTCGCAGTCCGCGGAGAGCCACGTCATGATGCGGGCGATGCGGGTGGTGCCCTGCGTGAGGAGCACGATCACTCCCACGGACGCGGCGGCCGCGCCCAGGCCGAAGAATCGTGCAGGCACACCCGCGACCCAGTACGCGGCAGCGGTCAGCATGACCATGACGATCGCGGTGCCCATGTCGTGACCCACGAGGACCAGCCCGATCATGCCCGCGGCCGCAATGCCGCTCGGCACCGCGATCGCCTTGAGACTGGTCAGCTCCTTGCGCATCTGGGCGAGCACGAGCCCGAGGTACAGCGCGAGCCCCAGCTTGGCGAACTCCGATGGCTGCACGGAGACCGATCCGATGCGGATCCAGTTCTTGTTGCCGCCCACCGCGTACCCCGTGAGCTGGACCACGACCAGCAGACCGATCGAACCGTAGAAGACCAGAGGAGTCATCCTCTTCCACCACACGATCGGCATGCGGGAGCCGAGCACCAGCGCGGTGAGCCCCAGGAGCAGCGCGGCGAACTGGACCAGGAAGAGGGTCCACGGGTTGCCGCCTGTCGAGCGGATCGACGAGATCGACGAGCTCGAGAGCACGACCGCCAGGCCGATCATCACCAGGATGGTGGTGGCCGCCGCCAACAGGTAGTACGTGACGACGGGAGAGCCCGTGGGCGCCGGTGCGGCCTTGCGGCGGTCGGTCGTCGCCGTCACGGTCACCTCCCCTCGGCGCTCGGCGCCTATTCCAGAGCCTGCGCCGCCTGGGCGAAGGCCTCTCCTCGATCCGCATAGCTGGTGAACTGGTCGAACGATGCGCATGCCGGTGACAGCAGCACGGTGTCGCCGTGGGAGGCGAGCGACCGAGCCGAGTCGACGGCTCTGGCCATCACAGTGTCTCCCGGCTCGATGCGCACCACGGGTATATCGGGCGCGTGTCCCTCGAGGGCGGAGGCGAGCGGTGCAGGGTCATCGCCTATCAGCACCACCGCCTTGAGGCGGTCACGCACCGCCTCGACGAGCGGCGAGAACTCCTGTCCCTTGGGCAGGCCACCGGCGATCCACACGACGGACGACGCGGGCATCCCGCCGAACGCGGCGATCGCGGCATGCGCGTTGGTCGCCTTCGAATCGTCCACGTACGAGACCCCGTCGAGCTCGCGCACGAACGCCGTCCGATGCTTGTCGAGCGAGAAGCCACGCAGTCCTGCAGCGACGGCAGCAGCGTCCACGCCCACGGCTCGCGCGAGCGCCGCCGCTGCGAGCGCGTTCGTGACGAGGTACGGAGGCACCGTCCCAGCCACGAGGTGCGCAAGGTCGCTCACATGCCCCAGCTCCACCGCCTCGCGCCGGCGATCGTCGACAAATGCACGGTCCACGAGGATTCCCTCGACCACTCCCAGCTGGCTGAGACCGGGCGCGCCGAGCGTGACGCCGATGGCACGACACCCCTCCACGACGTCGGCCTCCTCCACCATGGACTCGACAAGCTTGTCGGCGGCGGGGTACACGCACGCGACCTGCACGTGCCGGTACACGCGTGCCTTCGCCGCCCGGTACGCCTCGAGAGAACCGTGCCAGTCCGTGTGGTCGTCGTCGGCGTTGAGGCAGACCGCCGCATGCGGCGACAGCGTCTCGGTGAAGTGGAGCTGAAGGCTGGCGATCTCGACTGCGACGAGGTCGTGCTGCTCTCGTCCGGCGGTGATCACCGGGATGCCCATGTTCCCGCACACCGCGACGTCCAGACCTCCGGCTTCGGCGATCGCGCCGACCATCTGCGTGGTGGTCGTCTTGCCGTTCGTGCCGGTGACGAGGACCCATGGGACCCCGTGGCGGCGCACGCGCCAGGCGAACTCCATCTCGGACCAGATCGGCAGGCCCGCCGCCGCGCACGCGCGGATCGCGTCCGAGTGCGGAGCGAACGCCGCGGAGGCCATCACCACGTCGAACGTCGTGAGATCGAGCTCCGACACATCGAGGTGGTCGGCCCGTCCGTTGGCGTCGACGGTGACCGCCTGGGCACCCTCCTGCTCGCACGCGAGGCGCGCAGAGGTCCCTGCGACGCCGACGCCGAGGATGAGGACCCTCAGCCCCGCGATGCTCACAGGTTCGCCACCCACTCCGCGTAGAAGATCCCGACGCCGATGGCCGCGAAGAGCCCCGCGATGATCCAGAACCTCACGACGATCGTCACCTCGTTCCACCCCATCAGCTCGAAGTGGTGGTGCAGCGGGGCCATCTTGAACAGCCGTTTGCCGCCGCTGATCTTGAACCAGCCGATCTGCAGGACCGACGACGCGACGACCAGCACGAACAGCCCTCCGACGATCAGACCCAGGAACTCGGTGCGGGACACGATCGTCATCCCCGCGATCGCACCGCCGAGCGCGAGCGAGCCCGTGTCTCCCATGAAGATGCGGGCCGGCGAGGTGTTCCACCACAGGAACCCGAAGCAGGATCCGGCGAGCGCGGAGGCCAGCACTGCGAGATCGAGCGGGTCACGGACGTCGTAGCACAGCGATCCCGTGCCGCTGAGCTGGCAGTTCTGCTGGAGCTGCCAGATGGCGATGATCACGTACGAGCCGAAGAAGATGAGCGACGCACCCGTGGCGAGACCGTCGAGCCCATCGGTGAGGTTCACGGCGTTCGACCACGCGGTGATCAGGAAGTTGGCCCAGATCACGAAGGCGATGATCGCCAGCGCGGGACCGAGCACCGCCAGATCCACCGCGGTGTCGCGCAGGAACGAGACGGCGGTCGACGCAGGCGTGATGCCATCGTCGTTCGGGAACTGCAGCGCCATCACGGCGAACGCGATCCCGACCACGCCTTGGCCGAGGATCTTCCACCTGGCCTTGAGGCCGAGCGACCGTTCCTGCCGGATCTTGATCGCGTCGTCCAGGAAGCCGACGAAGCCGAGCCCGACCAGCAGGAAGACGACGAGGGCGGAGGACGCGTTCGGTGCGCGCCCGATGAACAGGTTCCCGCCCAGCCAGCCCACGAGCGCAGCGAGGATGATGACGACTCCGCCCATGGTCGGGGTGCCGCGCTTCACGTGGTGCGATGCGGGTCCGTCCTGGCGGATGAACTGACCGTAGTGCTTGCTGGTGAGGTAGCGGATGAACAGCGGCGTCCCGAGCAGCGAGACCAGCAGCGCGATACCACCAGCGGCGACGACCGCCTTCATGCGTTCTCCTCCAGCAGGGCATCGGCGAGCTTCAGGAGCCCGGAGTCTCGCGAGGACTTCAGCAGCACGGTGTCCCCCGGTCGAAGGATGCGGTCCAGCATCTCGCGAGCCTCGTCAATCGTAGCGGCGTAGGCAGCCTCGTCGCCCCAGGAGCCCTCCCGCACGGCTGACACGTACGCGGGCCGCGCACCTTCGCCGACGACCAGCAGCAGGTCGAGCCGGAGGCGCACCGCGTCCAGGCCGATCTCCTCGTGCGCCGGGCGCGACAGCTCGCCCATCTCGCGCATCTCGCCGATCACGGCGATGGCACGTCCGTCCTGGGCGACATCCTTCAGCGCGCGCAGCGCCGCCCTCATCGACTCGGGGCTGGCGTTGTACGCGTCGTCCAGGATCCACACACCGTCCGCGCGCTGCGTGAGCGCCATACGATGCGACGACAGCGGCTTCGCGGCGGCGAGGGTCTCCCATGCGATGGCGGGGTCGAGGCCGCACTGCACGGCGACCGAGAACGCGGCCAGCACGTTGGTGACGTGGTGCTCGCCCACGAGGGCCAGGGTGCGTCGCGGAAGGGCGCCGATCGCGAACGACGCGCGTCCGCGCTCGTTCGTGAGGCCGTGCGCCCGGTTCGCCGCTCCCTCCGAGACGCCGAAGAGGATCATGCCGTAGGAGGGCTGCTGCGCGATCGCTTCGTCGACGTCCTCATGGTGCGGCGCCATCGCCGCCACGCGCGCATCGTCGGCGTTGAGTATCGCGACGCCGCCAGGCTGCAGCCCGTCGAGGATCGAGGCCTTCTCCTTGGCGAGCGCCTCGGGCGAGCCGTAGCCGCCCAGGTGCGCGGTGCCCACGGTGAGCACCACGGCGAGGTCGAGCGGGGCGATGTCGGTCAGGTACGCGAGGTCACCCGGCGCGCTCGCACCCATCTCGAGCACCAGGAACCGCGTGCTCGCCTCCGTCCCGAGGATCGTGAGCGGCACGCCGAGCGCGTCGTTGTAGCTCTTGATCGGTCCGTGGACGTTCGGCAGGACCTGCAGGAGGAGGTCCTTCGTGGTCGTCTTGCCGTTCGAGCCGGTGATCCCGATCACGGTCAGCTCGCCCTCGGACCGGAGCAGCGCCAGGTACGCCTTGGCGAGGCGTCCCGCCGCGGCGGGGACATCGTCGACAAGGATGTGCGGGACGTCGACCGGGCGCGACGCGAGCGTGAGCACCGCCCCGGCCTCGGTCGCGTCGTCGACGAAGAGGTGTCCGTCGAAGATCTCGCCGACGACCGCAAGGTAGAGCGCGCCGGGCTTCAGCACCCTCGTGTCGTTCCATGCGGAGCTCACCGTCACGTGTGCGTCGGCGTGCAGGGCGCCGCCGACCGCGTCGGCGATCCAGCCCGCAGTGAGCGGCCTCATTCCTGCCCGCCTTCCCGCTCGGCGACGATGCAGGCATGGGCCGCAAGGTAGGCGTCGCGGTCGTTGTACCGATGGAACACTCCGGCGATCTCCTGCGTGGGCTCATGGCCCTTCCCGGTGACGATCACCGTGTCCCCTGGTCGCCCGAGCCGGAGCCCGTACGCGACGGCCTCGACCCGTGGCTCCACCTCGTGCACGTCGTGAAGGTCCGGTCGCACCTTCTGGATCCCCTCGCGGATGGCGGCTCGGATCGCGGCCGGCTCCTCGGACCGTGGATTCTCGTCGGTCAGGACGATGATGTCCGCGAGCTGCGCCGCGATCTCCCCCATGACCGGGCGCTTGCCCTGGTCGCGGTCGCCGTCGGAGCCGAAGATCAGGATCAGGCGCCCCGGCGTGATGGGGCGGACGCCCTCCAGCGCCAGCGTGAGCGCATCAGGCGTATGCGCGTAGTCGACGATCGCGAGCGGATCGACATCGCTGCGCTCGATCACACGTTCCATGCGACCGGGCACCTCATGACCCCCCGCGACACCCGCGATCGCGTCGTCGAGCGGCACGCCTGCAGCGTGCGCAGCGACGATCGCGACCATGGAGTTGCTGACGTTGACCAGCCCTGGCAGCGGGCTCTCGGCGTGGTGCTCCGCGCCCTCCGGGTCGGTGAAGGTGAAGCGGGAGCCGACGCCGTCGAGGCCGATGTCGGCCCACGTCACCGACCAGTCGGCCGGATGAGGGGCGTCAGGTCGCGTCGACACCCGCTCGCACGGGATCTGCACGCGGCCCGCGAGCTTGCGTCCCCATTCGTCGTCCACGTTGATGACCGCGCGGCGCGCACGGCCAGGCTCGAAGAGCCGCGCCTTGGCGTCCAGGTAGCCGTCCATCGTCTTGTGGAAGTCCAGGTGGTCCCATTGCAGGTTGGTGAACACGGCGACCGCGAACTCGACTCCTGCGATGCGATCGAGCGCCGCCGCATGCGAGCTCACCTCGGTGACCGCGGCCGTCACGCCCTCGTCGCGCATCCGCGCGAGCAGGCCGTGGAGCACCGGCGCCTCGACGGTCGTGCGCGGGCTCTCGATCGCCTCGCTGCCGATCCGCAGCTCGACGGTGCCCATGATCCCTGTGCGGTCGTGGGTACGTCTCAAGGCGGACTCGATGAAGTAGCTCGTGGTCGTCTTGCCGTTGGTCCCCGTCACGCCGACGAACACCAGGTCCCTCGACGGATCCCCGTAGATCAGCGCCGCTGCCTCACCCATCGCCGCACGCGGGTCCGCGACGACGAGCACGGGCAACGCCACTTCGTCGGCCGCGAGCAGCTCCGCGCCCGCGGCGTCGGTGAGGACGGCGGCAGCGCCCGCTGCGGCGACCTGGGCGCCGAACGTCGCGCCATGCACCTTGAATCCGGGGAAGGCTCCGAAGAGGTCCCCCGGGCGAACCTCACGCGAGTCGACGGTGGCGCCGCTGAGGGCGACGCTGCTGGGCTCGGCGCCGTCGGGCCGCGCACTGCCAGGTCCCATGAGGTGCAGCGCATCCGCGCCGACTCGTGCGGCGACTTGCGCAAGATTCGCGCCCCGCGCGTGCGCGGGTCGAAGCTCCATCGAGGTCAAGCTCACTCCCAGGTGGTGGGGTACGGATCCGCCTGGCCCGTCGACGGCGCCACTCCCAGCGACTGCAGGGTCAGGGTCGCCACGTCGCGGAACACGGGCGCGGCCACCGTCCCGCCCCAGATCGAGGTCTTGGGGTCGAACATGATGACCGACACGACGATACGCGGATCATCCGCCGGGGCGATGCCGACGAACGACGCGACGATACCGGACTGCGTGCCGTCGCTGCCGATCACCTGTGCAGTTCCCGTCTTGCCCGCCACGCGGTAGCCGGTGATCTGCGCGGCGCCGCCGGTGCCTTCCGCTGTGACGTCCTCGAGCATGCGCATCAGCTCGGATGCGGTCTCCTCGCTGACGACCTGGGTGGGCGCGTCGGTGTCGCGCGGCGTGAATGTGCCGTCGGCGGACTTGTAGCCCGACACCACCGTGGGCTGCACCCGCACTCCCCCGTTGGCGATCGTCTGGTACACCTGCGCCGTCTGCAGCGCTGTGACGGAGACGCCCTGGCCGTAGAGGACGGCGTACTCGGTACGACCGTCCCACTTGCTGTAGTCGTGCAGGATGCCGCCGGACTCTCCGGGAAGGCCCACGTCGGTGGGCGTGCCGAAGCCGAACGCGCTGAGGTACTTGTAGCGCGTCGCGAGGTCCAGCTGCTGTCCCACCTGGATCGTGCCCGTGTTCGAGGAGTTGACGAGGATGCCTGCGAGGGTGAGCTTCTGGTCGCCGTAGTCGTGCGAGTCGTGGAAGGTCTGGCCGTTCGCCGTCGTGTACTCGTACGGGGCGACGAACTGCGACGTGGGCGTCGCGACGCCCTCCTCGATCGCGGCGGCCATGGTGATGACCTTGGCGGTCGATCCGGGCTCGAAGACAGTCGACACGGCCCGCGATCCACGGTCGTCGGGTGCGGAGGCGCCGGGGTCGTTCGGGTCGACGGTGTCCGAGTCGGCGAGCGCGTAGATCTCCCCGGTCTTCACGTCCTCGACGATGACGATGCCGGCGGACGACCCTGTGTTGCTCACCGCGGTGTCAAGGATCTGCTGCACCTGGTACTGGATGTCGGAGTCGATGGTGAGCACGACCGTGTCGCCGGGCTGGGCCGCGGTCTCGTCGAGGATGCCGGTGGGGATCACCGTGCCGCCGACGCCGCGCTCGTAGGTGATCGACCCGTCCTCGCCCACCAGGGTGTCCTCGAGCGCAAGCTCGATGCCTGCGTTGCCGAACAGCCCGGCCTGGTCGGAACGACCGCCCATGAAGCCGACGACGTTGCCCGCTACCGTGCCGTTCGGGTAGATCCGATCCGAGACGCTCTCCTTGCCGATGCCGTAGATGCCTTCGTCGTCGATCAGCTGCCAGGTCTCCGGCGTCACCGACTTGGCGATGTACTTGAACGTCGCGTCGCCGACGAGCAGCGCTGCCAGCTCGCTCTCGCTCATGCCGAGGATGGGCGCGAGGATCTTCGCGGCGTCGAGCGGTCCCTGTGCCGTGACGGTGCCGTTGTCGGTGCGCTTCCATTCGGCGAGCTCGGTCTGGTCGACATACACGTTGTACCGCTGCACCGACGTGGCGAGCACCACGCCGTTCCTGTCGACGATGTC
This genomic window contains:
- a CDS encoding UDP-N-acetylmuramoyl-L-alanyl-D-glutamate--2,6-diaminopimelate ligase, with protein sequence MELRPAHARGANLAQVAARVGADALHLMGPGSARPDGAEPSSVALSGATVDSREVRPGDLFGAFPGFKVHGATFGAQVAAAGAAAVLTDAAGAELLAADEVALPVLVVADPRAAMGEAAALIYGDPSRDLVFVGVTGTNGKTTTSYFIESALRRTHDRTGIMGTVELRIGSEAIESPRTTVEAPVLHGLLARMRDEGVTAAVTEVSSHAAALDRIAGVEFAVAVFTNLQWDHLDFHKTMDGYLDAKARLFEPGRARRAVINVDDEWGRKLAGRVQIPCERVSTRPDAPHPADWSVTWADIGLDGVGSRFTFTDPEGAEHHAESPLPGLVNVSNSMVAIVAAHAAGVPLDDAIAGVAGGHEVPGRMERVIERSDVDPLAIVDYAHTPDALTLALEGVRPITPGRLILIFGSDGDRDQGKRPVMGEIAAQLADIIVLTDENPRSEEPAAIRAAIREGIQKVRPDLHDVHEVEPRVEAVAYGLRLGRPGDTVIVTGKGHEPTQEIAGVFHRYNDRDAYLAAHACIVAEREGGQE
- a CDS encoding UDP-N-acetylmuramoyl-tripeptide--D-alanyl-D-alanine ligase; protein product: MRPLTAGWIADAVGGALHADAHVTVSSAWNDTRVLKPGALYLAVVGEIFDGHLFVDDATEAGAVLTLASRPVDVPHILVDDVPAAAGRLAKAYLALLRSEGELTVIGITGSNGKTTTKDLLLQVLPNVHGPIKSYNDALGVPLTILGTEASTRFLVLEMGASAPGDLAYLTDIAPLDLAVVLTVGTAHLGGYGSPEALAKEKASILDGLQPGGVAILNADDARVAAMAPHHEDVDEAIAQQPSYGMILFGVSEGAANRAHGLTNERGRASFAIGALPRRTLALVGEHHVTNVLAAFSVAVQCGLDPAIAWETLAAAKPLSSHRMALTQRADGVWILDDAYNASPESMRAALRALKDVAQDGRAIAVIGEMREMGELSRPAHEEIGLDAVRLRLDLLLVVGEGARPAYVSAVREGSWGDEAAYAATIDEAREMLDRILRPGDTVLLKSSRDSGLLKLADALLEENA
- a CDS encoding peptidoglycan D,D-transpeptidase FtsI family protein, which codes for MAEPAVRTHLPRVGHPVRRQRLLSLGALAILLVFVGRLVMVQGVNAAELSEQALATRLTTTSVSTERADIVDRNGVVLATSVQRYNVYVDQTELAEWKRTDNGTVTAQGPLDAAKILAPILGMSESELAALLVGDATFKYIAKSVTPETWQLIDDEGIYGIGKESVSDRIYPNGTVAGNVVGFMGGRSDQAGLFGNAGIELALEDTLVGEDGSITYERGVGGTVIPTGILDETAAQPGDTVVLTIDSDIQYQVQQILDTAVSNTGSSAGIVIVEDVKTGEIYALADSDTVDPNDPGASAPDDRGSRAVSTVFEPGSTAKVITMAAAIEEGVATPTSQFVAPYEYTTANGQTFHDSHDYGDQKLTLAGILVNSSNTGTIQVGQQLDLATRYKYLSAFGFGTPTDVGLPGESGGILHDYSKWDGRTEYAVLYGQGVSVTALQTAQVYQTIANGGVRVQPTVVSGYKSADGTFTPRDTDAPTQVVSEETASELMRMLEDVTAEGTGGAAQITGYRVAGKTGTAQVIGSDGTQSGIVASFVGIAPADDPRIVVSVIMFDPKTSIWGGTVAAPVFRDVATLTLQSLGVAPSTGQADPYPTTWE